In one Emcibacter nanhaiensis genomic region, the following are encoded:
- a CDS encoding ATP-binding protein yields the protein MNGLLDEKQTERLSKLALELSHEIGFVTEVSGNGVVALCALKSLNRSLETDDSTLPPGQIGAIVKIKVIKGFVYASVREVVRQENSTGPVEHVIMYLDYLGHGVKAPYAPSGVLFDRGVSDFPSPGQMVYETTLDDIESIFGANDSNHFHVGTVFPQHVTPASVMTDAMLGKHFAVLGSTGTGKSCTVALLLHRLVERMPNSHILMLDPHNEYEAAFRDCGEHFDINNLRLPYWMMNFEEHVEMYVGLNRSADREVEIDILRRCLQAARIDAADALSSEKITVDTPIPYKLSFMLKYLENEMGKLENPDTLKPFMRLKNKIEELRRDARFSFMFSGLLANDNLAEVIGNLLRFPVNGKPVSTIDLSGVPSEIVNVVVSMISRLVFDFAVWSKGRDAKPILLVCEEAHRYVPTENHTVFASTRKAIERIAKEGRKYGVSLGLVSQRPADVSESALSQCGTIFAMRMNNERDQNFVEHVMPEGAKGSLAALSSLQNREALIVGEGVRAPVRVKFDNLDEHKRPSSTNPEYSSDWQNDISDRAFIFDAIKNWRTQGR from the coding sequence ATGAACGGCTTATTGGATGAAAAACAGACAGAACGGCTGAGTAAGTTAGCCCTTGAACTGTCTCATGAAATTGGGTTTGTAACTGAAGTCAGCGGTAACGGCGTTGTGGCGCTGTGTGCGCTGAAATCACTGAACCGGTCCCTGGAAACGGATGATTCGACTCTGCCGCCCGGTCAGATCGGGGCCATCGTCAAGATCAAGGTGATCAAGGGATTTGTCTATGCCTCGGTGCGGGAAGTGGTCCGTCAGGAAAATTCCACCGGCCCGGTCGAGCATGTGATCATGTACCTTGATTATCTGGGACACGGGGTCAAGGCCCCTTATGCGCCGTCCGGGGTTCTGTTTGACCGGGGCGTGTCTGATTTTCCGTCCCCGGGGCAGATGGTTTACGAGACCACCCTGGACGATATCGAATCCATCTTTGGCGCCAACGATAGCAATCATTTTCACGTTGGCACTGTTTTTCCCCAGCATGTCACGCCGGCCAGCGTGATGACCGACGCCATGCTCGGCAAGCATTTTGCCGTGCTGGGCAGTACCGGTACGGGTAAATCCTGTACCGTGGCGCTGCTGCTTCACCGGCTGGTGGAACGGATGCCCAACAGCCATATCCTTATGCTGGACCCTCATAATGAATATGAGGCCGCATTCCGGGATTGCGGCGAGCATTTCGATATTAACAACCTCCGGCTTCCCTACTGGATGATGAATTTCGAGGAACATGTGGAAATGTATGTGGGGCTGAACAGGTCCGCCGACCGGGAGGTGGAAATTGACATCCTGCGCCGCTGCCTGCAGGCCGCCAGAATCGATGCCGCTGACGCCCTGAGTTCGGAAAAGATCACGGTGGACACGCCGATTCCCTATAAATTGTCATTCATGCTCAAATATCTTGAAAACGAGATGGGCAAGCTGGAAAATCCGGATACTCTGAAGCCCTTTATGCGCCTCAAGAACAAGATCGAGGAGCTGCGCCGCGATGCCCGTTTCAGCTTCATGTTCTCGGGGCTGCTGGCCAACGACAACCTGGCCGAGGTGATCGGTAACCTGCTGCGGTTCCCGGTGAACGGCAAACCGGTATCGACCATCGACCTGTCAGGTGTGCCGTCGGAGATCGTGAATGTGGTGGTATCCATGATCAGCCGCCTGGTGTTTGACTTTGCGGTCTGGAGTAAGGGCCGGGACGCCAAACCAATCCTGCTGGTCTGTGAAGAAGCGCACCGCTATGTGCCGACCGAAAATCATACGGTTTTTGCCTCCACCCGCAAGGCCATTGAACGGATCGCCAAGGAAGGCCGTAAATACGGCGTGTCCCTTGGACTGGTGTCCCAGCGTCCGGCAGACGTTTCCGAATCCGCCCTGTCCCAGTGCGGGACCATTTTCGCCATGCGCATGAACAATGAACGGGACCAGAATTTCGTTGAGCATGTGATGCCCGAAGGGGCCAAGGGGTCGCTGGCAGCTCTGTCCTCGCTGCAGAACCGGGAGGCCCTGATTGTGGGGGAAGGGGTGCGCGCACCGGTGCGGGTGAAATTCGACAATCTTGATGAGCACAAGCGGCCGTCAAGTACGAATCCCGAATATTCCAGCGACTGGCAAAACGACATTTCCGACCGGGCCTTCATCTTTGATGCCATCAAGAACTGGCGGACCCAGGGACGGTAA
- the ykgO gene encoding type B 50S ribosomal protein L36 translates to MKIVNSLKSLKNRHRDCRVIRRRGRVYVINKTNRRFKARQG, encoded by the coding sequence ATGAAAATTGTAAATTCATTAAAGTCATTAAAAAACCGTCACCGTGATTGCCGTGTGATCCGCCGTCGTGGCCGGGTCTATGTAATCAACAAGACCAACCGCCGTTTTAAGGCGCGTCAGGGCTGA
- a CDS encoding HAD family hydrolase, whose amino-acid sequence MHHPVSERKPACVVFDLGNVLVRWHPRNAFAPLFRNDPRDLDHFLDNICNMDWHNRLDAGLSFREGITELSARFPDHADMIAAYDSRWKEMFNGEIRENVDLVRKLHTDGVPLFALTNFPKEKYDDFRRAYGFMDSFRDVVVSGHEGVIKPDMQIYRILLERTGFPAEQTLFIDDRKENILAADALGFQTHHFQSPKRLTEELLNQGLLA is encoded by the coding sequence GTGCATCATCCCGTGAGCGAACGAAAACCAGCCTGTGTTGTGTTTGACCTCGGCAATGTGCTGGTCAGGTGGCATCCCCGCAATGCCTTTGCGCCCCTGTTCCGGAATGACCCGCGGGACCTCGATCATTTCCTGGACAATATCTGCAACATGGACTGGCACAACCGTCTGGACGCCGGCCTCAGCTTTCGCGAGGGAATCACGGAACTGTCTGCCCGCTTCCCGGACCACGCAGACATGATCGCCGCCTATGACAGTCGCTGGAAGGAAATGTTCAACGGAGAAATCCGTGAGAATGTGGACCTGGTGAGGAAGCTGCATACCGACGGCGTGCCCCTGTTCGCCCTCACCAACTTCCCCAAAGAGAAATATGACGATTTCCGCCGCGCCTATGGGTTCATGGACAGTTTCCGGGATGTGGTCGTCTCCGGCCACGAAGGGGTAATCAAGCCGGACATGCAAATCTATCGAATCCTGCTGGAGCGAACCGGTTTCCCGGCCGAGCAAACCCTGTTCATTGATGATCGGAAGGAAAACATCCTTGCTGCGGACGCGTTAGGGTTCCAGACCCATCATTTCCAGTCCCCGAAACGGCTCACCGAAGAACTCCTCAACCAGGGGCTGTTGGCTTAG